A window of the Isosphaera pallida ATCC 43644 genome harbors these coding sequences:
- a CDS encoding GH3 family domain-containing protein, whose amino-acid sequence MSNPLHLMTGFSAVRSAVNAGFHAYALGRAAHLDRQNAVQVQQRVLKRLVRRAGSTRFGQDHRFDQIDSVAGFQTRVPIRDFEALWNAYLKTGYPAARDLTWPGQVPYWALTSGTTLGNTKAIPVSRAMIKSNAKAAKTMIAHHMRQRPDSKLFHGKLFFLGGSTALERPAAGVAQGDLSAIAVLEAGEWIRPYSFPPLELALISDWDRKLALMAEHAVSEPITLVSGVPSWLLILFRRVLEVSGKGSLAEVWPGLEVVVHGGVKFDPYRPAFEAVLGNPAIRLQESYPASEGFFAYGDPDTGSLRLIVDHGIFYEFIPVDQLNSDHPQRHWLGNVELGVNYALVVSTCAGMWSHLVGDTVRFESLKPPRIVFTGRTKYSLSAFGEHLISEEIEAAIAHAAKANGLRVQDWHVGPVFAEPMGFHRYIIEFDHPSRPEAAVLDRFRLDLDADLQRRNADYAAHRDDRAGMPAPEIVVAPQGFFRDWMRSKGKLGGQHKVPRMDNSGQLTQEIVAFHEQRRSVVPS is encoded by the coding sequence ATGTCGAATCCTCTGCATTTAATGACTGGGTTTTCCGCTGTCCGCAGTGCGGTCAACGCTGGGTTTCACGCCTACGCCCTGGGCCGGGCGGCCCATCTGGACCGCCAGAACGCCGTCCAGGTTCAACAGCGGGTTCTCAAACGATTGGTGCGACGCGCCGGATCAACCCGCTTCGGACAAGACCACCGCTTCGATCAGATCGACTCGGTGGCCGGCTTTCAGACGCGGGTGCCGATTCGGGACTTCGAGGCGCTCTGGAACGCCTATCTGAAAACGGGTTACCCCGCGGCCCGCGACCTGACCTGGCCCGGTCAAGTGCCTTATTGGGCTTTGACCAGTGGGACGACCCTGGGCAACACCAAGGCGATCCCCGTGAGTCGGGCGATGATCAAGTCCAACGCCAAGGCGGCCAAGACGATGATTGCCCACCACATGCGGCAGCGTCCCGACTCCAAACTGTTCCACGGCAAGCTGTTCTTCCTCGGTGGCTCGACGGCGCTAGAGCGCCCGGCAGCGGGCGTGGCTCAGGGCGACCTGTCGGCCATCGCGGTTTTAGAGGCGGGCGAGTGGATTCGCCCCTACTCGTTCCCTCCCCTGGAGTTGGCGTTGATAAGCGACTGGGACCGCAAACTCGCCCTGATGGCCGAACACGCAGTGTCCGAACCGATCACCCTGGTCTCAGGGGTGCCCAGTTGGCTGCTGATCCTGTTTCGGCGGGTTTTGGAGGTCAGCGGCAAAGGGTCGCTGGCTGAGGTGTGGCCCGGTCTGGAAGTGGTCGTCCATGGCGGAGTCAAGTTCGACCCCTACCGCCCGGCCTTCGAGGCGGTGTTGGGCAACCCGGCGATCCGTCTGCAGGAGTCCTACCCCGCCTCCGAAGGGTTCTTCGCCTACGGCGACCCCGATACCGGTTCGCTCCGTCTGATCGTCGATCACGGCATCTTTTATGAATTCATCCCGGTCGATCAACTCAACTCCGATCACCCCCAACGCCATTGGCTGGGCAACGTCGAGCTTGGGGTCAACTACGCCCTCGTCGTCTCCACTTGCGCTGGGATGTGGAGCCACCTGGTGGGCGACACTGTACGGTTCGAGTCGCTCAAACCCCCGCGGATCGTCTTCACCGGACGCACCAAATACAGTCTGTCCGCCTTTGGTGAGCATTTGATTAGTGAAGAAATTGAGGCGGCCATTGCGCATGCCGCTAAGGCCAACGGACTCCGAGTGCAGGATTGGCACGTTGGGCCGGTCTTCGCCGAACCAATGGGATTTCACCGTTATATCATTGAGTTTGATCATCCATCGCGTCCGGAGGCCGCGGTGTTGGACCGGTTCCGCCTGGATTTGGACGCCGATCTGCAGCGTCGCAACGCCGATTACGCCGCCCACCGCGACGACCGGGCCGGGATGCCCGCGCCCGAAATCGTGGTCGCGCCTCAAGGGTTCTTCCGGGACTGGATGCGTTCCAAGGGCAAGCTGGGGGGGCAGCACAAGGTGCCCCGGATGGACAACTCCGGCCAACTCACCCAGGAGATCGTTGCCTTCCACGAGCAACGCCGATCGGTGGTCCCGAGCTGA
- the olsG gene encoding ornithine lipid N-methyltransferase codes for MNDFTLFLGKFLRHGTKIASIAPSSPALSRLSVSGIDWDTVEGLVELGAGTGPITQAIAERARPDCLVIAIERDPDFCARLRRRFANQPHIRIVEGDVRDLEAILNHHGMNRVRHVISGLPVPSFPRDLRRDLFAAVGRILEPDGTYHQITELPWVYRGLYRRYFNEVRFVFEPRNLPPAGAYFCRGLKTQPGE; via the coding sequence ATGAACGACTTCACGCTGTTTCTAGGTAAGTTCCTCCGCCACGGGACCAAGATCGCCTCGATTGCTCCCTCCAGCCCCGCCTTGTCCCGGTTGAGCGTCTCCGGCATCGACTGGGACACGGTGGAGGGGCTGGTTGAACTCGGTGCGGGAACCGGGCCGATCACCCAGGCGATCGCCGAGCGGGCCCGGCCCGATTGTTTGGTCATCGCCATTGAGCGAGATCCAGATTTTTGCGCTCGGTTGCGGCGACGCTTCGCCAACCAGCCCCACATTCGGATTGTCGAAGGGGATGTGCGCGACCTAGAGGCGATCCTCAACCACCACGGCATGAACCGGGTCCGCCACGTGATTTCCGGGTTGCCCGTGCCCTCCTTCCCCCGCGACCTCAGACGCGACCTCTTCGCGGCGGTGGGCCGCATCCTGGAGCCCGATGGCACCTACCACCAAATTACCGAGTTGCCCTGGGTCTACCGCGGATTGTATCGTCGCTACTTCAACGAGGTCCGCTTCGTGTTCGAGCCTCGCAACCTTCCCCCCGCCGGAGCCTACTTCTGCCGCGGTCTCAAAACCCAGCCCGGCGAGTGA
- a CDS encoding alpha/beta fold hydrolase → MTRLGSLPGDSPAVSNLSSSRSNPALSWFEMLTQGGYHRRPPLVLVNGLAEQSESWFRNRAAWARSFDLKVPELLVYNGEPLHRHVAQGGAVTVDYLVGRLDHYLEEYVQRPPYDLVGSSLGGQIILKYAVSRPERVRSLVLLAPSGFHGEEHLPVMEGIRRSDYRALVGSVFHSRRFANKELIAAIEAKFQDRRWKKGVLATLRGTIGHSVADLLPEVSHPALILWGGEDQIIADVPGSIRAAARMKRALQVVIPHCGHAPQIEKARLVNKLVTQFLKGGLKSIPPTLQAERYLHQVERSAGRLQRDGHHRSNNPVPHPPVMF, encoded by the coding sequence ATGACCCGTCTTGGTTCCCTCCCTGGTGATTCTCCAGCCGTGTCGAACCTGAGTTCCTCCAGATCAAACCCGGCGCTTTCTTGGTTTGAGATGCTAACCCAGGGGGGGTACCATCGCCGTCCGCCTCTGGTGTTGGTCAATGGTTTGGCGGAACAGTCTGAAAGTTGGTTCCGCAACCGCGCGGCCTGGGCTCGTTCGTTCGACCTGAAAGTGCCCGAGTTGCTGGTTTACAACGGTGAACCGCTTCATCGCCATGTCGCCCAGGGAGGCGCGGTGACGGTCGATTATCTGGTCGGTCGGCTGGACCACTATCTAGAGGAGTATGTCCAGCGTCCGCCCTACGATCTGGTGGGGTCCAGCCTAGGCGGTCAGATCATCCTCAAGTACGCGGTGTCCCGCCCCGAACGGGTCCGCTCGCTGGTGTTGTTGGCCCCTTCAGGATTTCACGGTGAGGAACACCTGCCGGTCATGGAGGGGATTCGCCGCAGCGACTACCGGGCGCTGGTGGGTTCGGTGTTCCACTCGCGCCGGTTCGCCAACAAGGAACTGATCGCCGCCATCGAAGCCAAGTTCCAAGACCGCCGCTGGAAAAAGGGGGTATTGGCGACCCTGCGGGGCACCATTGGTCACTCGGTGGCGGACCTTCTACCCGAAGTGAGCCACCCCGCGCTGATCCTATGGGGCGGCGAGGATCAGATCATCGCCGACGTGCCCGGCTCGATTCGAGCCGCCGCCCGCATGAAGCGCGCCCTGCAAGTGGTGATCCCCCACTGCGGTCACGCCCCTCAGATCGAGAAGGCCCGGCTGGTCAACAAACTGGTCACGCAGTTCCTCAAAGGGGGGCTCAAGTCGATTCCCCCGACCCTTCAGGCTGAACGTTATCTTCATCAGGTCGAGCGGTCCGCGGGACGTCTCCAGCGCGACGGTCATCATCGCTCCAACAACCCCGTTCCACATCCTCCCGTGATGTTCTGA
- the ettA gene encoding energy-dependent translational throttle protein EttA yields MARQYIYTIERLTKVYNKREVLKDIWLSFYPGAKIGVLGSNGAGKSTLLRIMAGVDTDFLGTARPMPGIRIGYVPQEPTLNPDKDVAGNVEEALSHVRGLLNRFDEINARLCEPLEPEEMDKLLEEQATVQEQIDAADGWNLDRRVEIAMDAMRLPPGDADVTKLSGGERRRVALCKTLLEAPDLLLLDEPTNHLDAESVAWLERYLKEYRGTVVAVTHDRYFLDNVAQWILELDRGQGIPWEGNYSSWLEQKRKRLALEEKQESARQKTLARELEWVRMAPRARVAKNQARLKRYEQLASQETERRDEAVMLSIPPGPHLGTLVVEAINVSKSFGDRVLFEDMNFRLPPGGIVGVIGPNGAGKTTLFRMIVGQEKPDSGQLLVGETVVVSYVDQNRDTLDPDKTVFEEITGGLDVVTLGKRKVPSRAYVASFNFKGPDQEKLVGKLSGGERNRVHLAKLLKSGGNLLLLDEPTNDLDVDMLRALEEALLDFGGCAVVISHDRWFLDRVATHILAFEGDSKVVWCDGNYQVYEEQRRARLGLEADQPHRIKYKSLTR; encoded by the coding sequence ATGGCGCGCCAGTACATTTATACGATTGAGCGACTCACCAAGGTTTACAACAAGCGCGAGGTCCTCAAGGATATTTGGCTGTCGTTTTATCCCGGAGCCAAGATCGGGGTATTAGGAAGCAACGGAGCGGGCAAAAGCACCCTGTTGCGAATCATGGCCGGGGTGGACACCGACTTTCTAGGCACCGCGCGGCCGATGCCGGGCATCCGGATCGGTTACGTGCCCCAGGAGCCAACCCTCAACCCAGACAAGGATGTGGCGGGCAACGTCGAGGAAGCGTTGAGTCACGTCCGGGGCCTGCTCAACCGGTTCGACGAGATCAATGCCCGGCTCTGCGAGCCTCTCGAACCCGAGGAGATGGACAAACTGCTGGAGGAGCAGGCCACGGTTCAGGAGCAAATCGACGCGGCCGACGGCTGGAACCTCGATCGTCGGGTTGAAATCGCTATGGACGCGATGCGCCTGCCTCCCGGTGACGCCGACGTGACCAAGCTCTCCGGTGGGGAACGCCGCCGCGTCGCGCTGTGCAAAACTCTGTTGGAAGCCCCCGATTTGCTGCTGCTCGACGAACCGACCAACCACCTCGACGCCGAGAGCGTCGCCTGGCTGGAACGCTACCTCAAGGAATACCGGGGTACCGTGGTGGCGGTCACCCACGACCGTTATTTCCTGGACAACGTCGCTCAATGGATTCTGGAGTTGGACCGGGGCCAGGGCATTCCCTGGGAAGGTAATTACTCCTCGTGGTTGGAACAGAAGCGCAAGCGTTTGGCACTTGAGGAGAAGCAGGAGTCGGCCCGTCAAAAGACGCTGGCCCGCGAATTGGAGTGGGTGCGGATGGCCCCCCGCGCTCGGGTCGCCAAAAACCAGGCACGGCTCAAGCGCTATGAACAACTCGCCTCCCAGGAGACCGAACGCCGCGACGAGGCGGTGATGCTGTCGATCCCCCCGGGGCCGCACCTGGGCACCTTGGTGGTCGAGGCGATCAACGTGTCCAAGAGCTTCGGCGACCGGGTCTTGTTCGAGGACATGAACTTCCGCCTCCCTCCTGGCGGGATCGTGGGGGTCATCGGACCCAACGGCGCGGGCAAGACGACGCTGTTTCGCATGATCGTCGGTCAGGAGAAGCCGGATTCGGGCCAATTGCTGGTGGGAGAGACCGTGGTGGTCTCATACGTCGATCAGAACCGCGACACCCTCGACCCCGACAAAACCGTGTTCGAGGAGATCACTGGCGGTCTAGACGTGGTGACTTTGGGCAAGCGCAAGGTGCCCTCACGGGCCTACGTCGCCTCATTCAACTTCAAGGGACCGGACCAGGAGAAGCTAGTGGGCAAGCTCTCCGGCGGCGAACGCAACCGGGTCCATCTGGCCAAGCTGCTCAAGTCGGGCGGCAACCTGCTGCTGCTTGACGAACCCACCAACGACCTCGATGTGGATATGCTCCGCGCTTTGGAGGAAGCCCTGTTGGACTTCGGCGGCTGCGCGGTGGTCATCTCGCACGACCGCTGGTTCCTCGACCGGGTCGCCACCCATATCCTCGCCTTCGAGGGCGACAGCAAGGTGGTCTGGTGCGACGGCAACTATCAGGTCTACGAGGAACAGCGCCGGGCTCGCCTGGGTCTGGAGGCCGACCAACCCCACCGAATCAAATACAAGTCGTTGACCCGCTGA
- a CDS encoding DNA N-6-adenine-methyltransferase yields the protein MTRLIPNPFSVSPPKMTAGRTNAWSLSQHWCTPPHYVEAVRRCFGGVIGLDPCSNEHAVVHAEREYRLPDIDGLTAPWDAATIYVNPPYGRDRRRGTSIADWLKRCVQARRDYHAQVLALVPVATNTGHWKQSVWSEADGIAFLYDTRLRFWVEGHDGGKGAPMACAMIYWGDDFDTFETVFNPFGAVVAVRRPRIVVEQGRLGDTSGTGDGTTR from the coding sequence TTGACGCGGTTGATCCCCAACCCGTTCTCTGTCTCCCCGCCGAAGATGACCGCCGGACGCACCAACGCCTGGTCGTTGAGTCAACACTGGTGTACGCCGCCCCATTATGTCGAAGCGGTGCGACGGTGTTTCGGCGGCGTCATCGGTCTGGACCCGTGTTCCAACGAGCATGCCGTCGTTCATGCCGAACGGGAATACCGCCTGCCGGACATCGACGGCCTGACCGCTCCCTGGGACGCGGCGACGATCTACGTCAACCCGCCCTATGGACGGGATCGGCGGCGGGGCACCTCAATCGCCGATTGGCTGAAGCGTTGCGTCCAAGCCCGCCGCGATTACCATGCCCAAGTCCTGGCCCTGGTGCCGGTGGCCACCAACACCGGCCATTGGAAACAATCGGTCTGGAGCGAGGCCGATGGCATCGCCTTCCTGTACGACACCCGGTTGCGGTTCTGGGTCGAAGGCCACGACGGCGGCAAGGGCGCGCCCATGGCCTGCGCCATGATCTACTGGGGCGACGATTTCGATACCTTCGAGACCGTCTTCAACCCGTTCGGCGCGGTTGTGGCGGTTCGAAGACCCAGAATCGTGGTGGAGCAGGGACGGCTCGGCGACACGAGCGGAACGGGAGACGGCACGACGCGATGA
- the dnaN gene encoding DNA polymerase III subunit beta, which yields MRTLCDRDGLLVGFTMVSSVAPARSPRPILQNLKFVADPDGSLLLATDQEVGIRFRVLGVKVDQPGAAILPTQKMAQILKTSRDSELALETDDGGSILVRGLNARFKLPGEDPDLFPVFDDFTASAYHVVAAADLKKLIKRTIFATELESTRFALGGVLFEFSPEGNLLTGVGTDGRRLAHTQVPAEPEGGVTPPAGQPVIPVKALKLLDRNLDDDDPPVHIAFPSPNAVVIRTDRSVIWSRLVEGRFPRYRDVFPTSCEARIPIEAGLLRSRVEQAAIVTSDESRGVDFTFADGKLTLAARAADSGESQVEMPIRYSGATIEITFDPTYLLEMLKVLPEEEEIVIELIDDKNAAVIRHADRYSYILMPLSRDRSRDE from the coding sequence ATGAGAACGCTTTGCGACCGCGATGGGTTGCTGGTGGGGTTCACGATGGTCTCCAGCGTCGCCCCGGCGCGGAGTCCCCGACCGATCCTTCAGAATCTCAAGTTCGTGGCCGACCCCGATGGCAGTCTGTTGCTGGCGACCGATCAGGAGGTGGGGATTCGGTTTCGGGTCCTGGGGGTCAAGGTTGATCAACCGGGCGCGGCGATCCTGCCGACCCAGAAGATGGCTCAGATTTTGAAAACCTCGCGTGACAGCGAACTCGCGTTGGAGACCGACGACGGCGGTTCCATTCTGGTGCGGGGGCTCAACGCCCGGTTCAAGCTCCCGGGCGAGGACCCGGATCTGTTCCCGGTGTTCGACGACTTCACGGCGTCGGCGTATCACGTGGTGGCCGCAGCCGATCTGAAGAAGCTGATCAAACGGACAATCTTTGCCACCGAGTTGGAAAGCACCCGGTTTGCCTTGGGTGGGGTGCTGTTCGAGTTCAGCCCCGAGGGCAACCTGCTGACCGGGGTGGGGACCGATGGTCGTCGGTTGGCGCACACGCAGGTGCCCGCCGAACCCGAGGGAGGGGTGACGCCGCCGGCGGGTCAGCCGGTCATCCCGGTCAAGGCGCTCAAGTTGCTCGACCGCAACCTTGACGACGACGATCCGCCGGTCCACATCGCCTTCCCCTCGCCCAACGCGGTGGTGATTCGCACCGATCGCTCGGTGATCTGGTCGCGCCTGGTCGAGGGGCGGTTCCCACGCTATCGGGACGTGTTCCCCACCTCGTGCGAAGCGCGGATTCCGATCGAGGCCGGCCTGTTGAGGTCGCGGGTCGAGCAAGCCGCGATCGTCACCTCCGACGAGTCGCGCGGGGTGGATTTCACCTTCGCCGACGGCAAGTTGACCTTGGCCGCCCGGGCTGCCGACTCGGGTGAGTCGCAGGTCGAGATGCCGATTCGTTACTCCGGCGCGACCATCGAGATTACCTTCGATCCGACGTATTTGCTGGAGATGCTCAAAGTGCTGCCTGAGGAGGAGGAAATCGTCATCGAACTCATCGATGACAAGAACGCCGCGGTGATCCGCCATGCTGATCGCTACTCGTACATCCTCATGCCTTTGAGCCGCGACCGCTCGCGCGACGAGTGA
- a CDS encoding Cas10/Cmr2 second palm domain-containing protein has protein sequence MNHSNASPLNNTTRYLIGLTVAPVQDFIREARKAQDIWSGSLTLSLMMRAGLLLLRKRDAEVISPYFHEEDETPNERARPKLTNELKAVVHGDEHQARELAKEVCDAILKYWRKEMAAETRNQLIKAEILKESECELWDKQIDAQFQATWAVAPIVGEGFKAEREAIVQVQRLLGAAKLANRFESYLGDSRLKCSLSGQWEALGEPGDGPQRLWGHPGRRERGELAHRMHRLKFAKRELYWNLLSRLEFDGREKLCSSFVVKRLAPVLVLTRGEEGFPNPKDDLKSPLRFPSTLSVAWVEQKQRLARWVVQFPGELKEPLQNVLDAIEAYCNASDAPQGRHWLPCHDEILKEVKENSPDLHPTIEKLLRIEGTFLNDPAGQDRDDIRLDQMGLQLNRQDNPELKDKLKGLKNSFHELKCALDKVQNRANPELAIGEVRLGRTPPLALIRADADRLGELQDKLVKEGGFERVRLLSKFLATKVMPKACDAVERDCMGKVIFAGGDELVAMVPARLALKAVEAIASAYEMSFGNGEFQDLKSHCITASIAVSVIDPTGPLRAAIEHVSELLDGPTKNHARPNPLDSTKIKTRHALGLTIIPGSGNVRQGVIGLTIPCPEQPKIKSDCKQHTEQAKQIKATWRVVADVLEPLADALSLPEGCGIEISPKIYRQWVAEFDELQREANLETEANDRCPSLPENLLPKGDDPGVALGEFARMAERHIQINAIEIKNLIKFQVVTKWLEHLSVTLPNGSDLDSFKNNLIRALTWRLRALLEAGSVVKKNGESQPSRWAEWEQTRGLLLSIVSLATRESR, from the coding sequence ATGAACCATTCAAATGCCTCTCCACTCAACAACACAACGCGTTATCTCATTGGGCTGACCGTGGCACCAGTTCAGGACTTCATTAGAGAGGCCCGCAAAGCCCAGGACATCTGGAGCGGTAGCCTCACCCTCTCCCTCATGATGCGGGCCGGGTTGCTCTTGCTGCGCAAGCGCGACGCCGAGGTGATTTCGCCCTACTTTCATGAAGAAGACGAGACACCCAACGAGCGCGCCCGGCCCAAGTTGACCAACGAGCTCAAGGCTGTGGTCCACGGCGACGAACACCAAGCCCGCGAATTAGCCAAGGAAGTTTGTGACGCGATTCTCAAGTACTGGCGCAAGGAGATGGCGGCGGAGACTAGGAACCAGTTGATTAAGGCCGAAATTCTCAAGGAGAGTGAATGCGAGTTGTGGGACAAGCAAATCGATGCCCAATTCCAAGCAACCTGGGCCGTCGCGCCGATCGTTGGGGAAGGTTTCAAGGCTGAACGGGAGGCGATCGTTCAAGTTCAACGCCTGCTGGGCGCGGCCAAGCTGGCAAATCGCTTCGAATCGTATTTGGGCGATTCCCGGCTCAAGTGTTCGCTCAGTGGTCAATGGGAGGCGCTGGGCGAGCCGGGCGACGGTCCCCAACGGCTCTGGGGGCATCCCGGTCGTCGGGAACGCGGCGAGTTGGCTCATCGGATGCATAGGCTCAAATTCGCAAAGAGGGAACTTTACTGGAACCTTCTCTCCCGGTTGGAGTTCGATGGCCGCGAAAAACTCTGTTCGAGCTTTGTGGTCAAACGTCTCGCTCCGGTCCTGGTGCTGACCAGAGGCGAAGAGGGGTTTCCAAATCCCAAAGACGATCTCAAATCACCGTTGCGGTTCCCCTCCACTCTCTCGGTGGCCTGGGTCGAACAGAAACAGCGGCTAGCCCGTTGGGTGGTGCAGTTTCCTGGTGAGCTGAAAGAACCGTTGCAAAACGTCCTTGACGCGATCGAAGCCTACTGTAACGCGAGCGACGCCCCCCAGGGCCGTCATTGGTTGCCATGTCACGACGAGATTCTGAAGGAAGTCAAGGAGAACTCCCCAGACCTTCACCCGACTATCGAGAAGCTTCTTCGGATCGAAGGCACCTTTCTCAACGACCCCGCGGGTCAGGATCGGGACGACATCCGGCTGGACCAAATGGGTCTGCAATTGAATCGGCAAGACAATCCCGAACTGAAAGACAAGCTCAAAGGTTTGAAAAACTCGTTTCACGAACTCAAATGTGCGTTGGACAAAGTTCAGAACCGAGCCAACCCGGAACTCGCCATTGGCGAGGTTCGCCTGGGCCGCACGCCGCCGCTGGCTCTGATCCGAGCCGACGCCGACCGTTTGGGTGAACTCCAGGACAAACTGGTTAAAGAGGGCGGCTTCGAACGGGTGCGGTTGCTGAGCAAGTTCCTCGCCACCAAGGTCATGCCCAAAGCGTGCGACGCGGTGGAACGGGACTGCATGGGCAAAGTCATCTTCGCCGGTGGCGACGAACTGGTGGCGATGGTTCCAGCGCGTCTCGCACTCAAAGCGGTGGAGGCAATCGCTTCAGCTTATGAGATGTCATTTGGCAACGGTGAGTTCCAAGACCTGAAATCCCACTGCATCACCGCTAGCATCGCCGTGAGTGTGATCGATCCGACTGGCCCCCTACGCGCGGCGATCGAGCATGTGAGCGAACTGCTCGACGGCCCAACCAAGAACCACGCTCGACCCAACCCCTTAGACTCCACGAAGATCAAAACCCGTCATGCTCTGGGTTTGACGATCATCCCTGGCTCGGGCAACGTTCGCCAAGGGGTGATCGGGTTGACAATCCCCTGCCCCGAACAACCCAAGATCAAGTCAGATTGTAAACAGCATACGGAGCAAGCCAAACAAATCAAAGCCACCTGGCGCGTCGTGGCCGACGTTCTGGAACCGCTGGCCGACGCCTTGAGTCTGCCCGAAGGCTGCGGCATCGAGATTTCCCCCAAGATCTATCGTCAATGGGTCGCGGAGTTCGATGAACTCCAACGCGAAGCCAATCTGGAAACGGAAGCCAACGATCGTTGCCCCTCCCTGCCCGAGAACCTGCTGCCCAAAGGGGATGACCCCGGCGTGGCACTAGGTGAGTTTGCACGAATGGCGGAGCGTCATATCCAAATCAATGCAATCGAAATTAAGAATCTGATTAAGTTTCAAGTGGTCACAAAATGGCTTGAACATCTTAGTGTCACCCTGCCGAACGGTTCGGACCTCGATTCTTTTAAGAACAACCTGATTAGGGCGTTGACCTGGCGTCTCCGCGCGTTGCTGGAGGCGGGGTCGGTGGTGAAGAAAAATGGCGAGTCGCAGCCCAGTCGGTGGGCCGAGTGGGAGCAGACACGGGGGTTGTTGCTCAGTATAGTGTCGTTGGCCACACGGGAGAGTCGGTGA
- a CDS encoding CRISPR-associated protein Cmr3, which produces MSASSTSSQTTASLVTLKAHDVWFFRNSKPFGSGAATSALAETTKLPMPSVVFGAARTALGETLEGDWSHYYDGSLAGAVKRQRLGPPEIDPSDGSAWPASAVRLSGVLPARWFGDWTRAEPLFPVPMFVTVRKAATFETSSDASDNVRLAQPSDHDVIGFVGDDQGLRPVLTPITSRDTLESPFVGKPATGWLQRDDFVALACGQSPHGDLTERLIDESEFAETETRVGIARDNHRRTVQQGMLYQIQVDRWRTLSQSGNASGYGLMARVENADADELATSSAWRLGGESRWAWAAVARDDSEQPWLNAKVRGLILDAIRAHRRWWMTLASPAVFDHGWRPSWIQIRPGEDRSSLEAIWPNDADGTPLGQLVGLLLKAPQTQSGWDIAHKRPKRICRMAPIGAVWFFEFNDAMSDQVVESALTVLDRHLQGRCIADRQAHAGYGLAFVGAWSSSSARSTN; this is translated from the coding sequence ATGAGTGCGTCTTCCACTTCGTCACAAACAACGGCGTCTCTGGTGACCCTCAAGGCGCACGATGTTTGGTTTTTCCGCAACTCCAAGCCGTTTGGTTCGGGCGCGGCGACCTCGGCGTTGGCCGAGACCACCAAGTTGCCGATGCCCTCGGTCGTCTTCGGCGCGGCTCGCACCGCGCTGGGCGAAACTCTAGAAGGCGACTGGAGCCACTACTACGACGGCAGTCTCGCCGGGGCGGTCAAGCGGCAACGTCTAGGGCCACCCGAGATCGATCCTTCAGACGGTTCCGCCTGGCCCGCCTCAGCGGTTCGGTTGAGCGGTGTGTTGCCAGCGCGTTGGTTCGGGGATTGGACGAGAGCGGAACCACTCTTTCCCGTACCTATGTTCGTCACCGTGCGCAAAGCGGCGACGTTTGAGACCTCCAGCGACGCCTCCGACAACGTTCGTCTCGCACAACCATCAGACCACGATGTGATAGGATTCGTTGGCGACGACCAAGGGTTGAGGCCGGTGCTCACCCCAATCACATCCAGGGACACCCTAGAATCTCCTTTTGTCGGCAAACCAGCGACCGGCTGGTTGCAACGAGATGATTTTGTGGCTCTGGCGTGTGGCCAGTCGCCTCATGGCGACTTGACCGAACGTCTCATTGATGAGTCCGAGTTTGCAGAGACAGAAACCCGCGTGGGAATTGCCCGTGACAACCACCGCCGGACGGTTCAGCAAGGCATGTTGTATCAAATCCAGGTCGATCGTTGGCGAACGCTCTCCCAGAGCGGCAACGCGTCCGGCTACGGCTTGATGGCGCGGGTTGAGAACGCCGACGCCGACGAACTGGCGACCTCTTCAGCGTGGCGGCTGGGCGGCGAATCGCGCTGGGCCTGGGCTGCAGTCGCTCGGGACGACTCGGAGCAACCCTGGCTAAACGCTAAGGTACGCGGCCTGATTCTCGACGCGATCCGCGCCCATCGCCGTTGGTGGATGACCCTGGCCTCGCCTGCGGTCTTCGATCACGGTTGGCGTCCTTCCTGGATACAGATACGTCCCGGCGAGGACCGATCCTCACTGGAGGCGATCTGGCCCAACGACGCCGACGGTACGCCATTGGGACAATTGGTTGGCCTTTTGCTCAAGGCTCCTCAGACCCAAAGCGGTTGGGATATCGCCCACAAGCGTCCTAAGCGAATTTGCCGGATGGCCCCCATCGGCGCGGTTTGGTTCTTCGAGTTCAACGACGCCATGAGCGATCAGGTGGTCGAGTCGGCCTTGACCGTGCTCGACCGCCATCTTCAAGGCCGCTGCATCGCCGACCGCCAGGCTCACGCAGGCTACGGTCTGGCGTTTGTAGGAGCCTGGTCCAGCTCATCGGCTCGATCGACCAATTGA